From a single Solanum dulcamara chromosome 4, daSolDulc1.2, whole genome shotgun sequence genomic region:
- the LOC129884320 gene encoding methyl-CpG-binding domain-containing protein 5-like, which produces MAQRPSWLPENWVFQQVLRTSGATAGIIDKYYYESISEDKFRSKNEVIYFLETGGKSNKESAESSSTDSTTSEGPKRKKKKSNLKTKKVNTPLYFDCANPPERVCWTQTDSSVDTWEPSINGNMISEIEKQEWDVVFTSVSKLKVSNTKKEE; this is translated from the coding sequence ATGGCACAGAGGCCGAGTTGGTTGCCGGAGAACTGGGTATTCCAACAAGTACTTCGCACCTCTGGCGCCACTGCCGGAATTATTGATAAATACTACTATGAATCGATCTCTGAAGATAAATTTCGATCAAAGAATGAGGTGATTTATTTTTTGGAAACGGGTGGCAAGAGCAACAAGGAAAGCGCTGAGAGTAGCAGTACTGATTCTACAACATCTGAGGgccccaaaagaaaaaagaagaagagcaacttgaaaacaaagaaagttAATACTCCTTTGTACTTTGATTGTGCAAATCCACCTGAGAGAGTGTGCTGGACTCAAACAGATAGTTCTGTAGATACTTGGGAGCCTTCTATTAATGGAAACATGATTTCTGAAATAGAAAAACAAGAATGGGATGTTGTCTTCACAAGTGTATCGAAGCTCAAGGTAAGCAACactaaaaaagaggaatag